Below is a genomic region from Microbacterium sp. LWO12-1.2.
TCATCGGAGGTATCGATCGGCGTGGACATGAGTACAGTAAATCAGGTGGATGCTGATGCGCTGACGGATGCACGCCGTGCCGAGTGGCAGCGGTTGGACGATCTCAGCCGTGCCCGGCTCGACGGTCACGGCGTCGATGAGCTCATCGTGCGATACCGTGCGGCGTCGGCGGACCTCGCCGAGCTGAAGACCTCCGTGGGCGATTCACCGCAGGGCGCGTACCTGTCGACCATCCTGGTCCGCGCGCGGCTGCGGCTGACGGGTGCTTCCGACAACATCCTCACGCAGACCGGTCGGTTCTTCACCTCCCAGCTGCCCGCCGCTCTCTACCGAGTGCGTTGGCTGACGCTCATCATCGCGCTCGGCTTCATCGCGGTCGCGGTCGGCACCGCTGCCTGGATCGCGAACGACCCTGCCCTGGTCGCGACGCTCGGGGAGCCGGATGCGCTGGAGCAGTACGCCGACGAGAGCTTCACCGGCTACTACACCGAGAACCCCGCCGCCGTGTTCATGGGCATGGTGTGGACCAACAACGCCTGGATCGCGATGCAGTGCGTGCTCTTCGGAGTGACCGGCATCTGGCCGATCTACATGCTCGTGCAGAACGCGATGGGGCTGGGAGTCTCGGGCGCCGTCATGGCCGCCCACGATCGCGCAGACGTCATGGTGCTGTACGTGCTCCCGCACGGGATGCTGGAGATGACGTGCATCTTCGTCGCGGCCGCCGCCGGCCTTCGAGTCTTCTGGGCCTGGGTCGCCCCGGGACATCGCTCGCGCGGCGAGGCACTGGCGACGGAGGGGCGCGCCCTGGCGACTGTGGCGATCGGCCTCGTCTTCGCACTGTTCCTCGCCGGGCTCGTCGAAGGATTCGTGACCGGCTGGGCACTCCCGTGGCCCGTGAAGATCGGCATCGGTGCCGCCGCGCTCGCGATCTTCCTCATCTACATGGTGGTGATCGGCGGACGGGCCTATCGGCGCGGCGAGACCGGCGACCTGATCGAGTACGAGGCGGGGACTCCGCGACTGGTCGCCGGCTGAAACGGGCGTTCGACGCCTCTGCGTCAGAGCCGTCCTGCCGCCTTCAGCTCCAGGTAGCGGTCGGCGATGCGCGGCGGCAGTGCCTCGGGGTCGGCCGCGATCGCCTCGCCTCCGGCCCGTCGGATCGCATCGGCCACGTTCTCGGCGTCGCGTAGCGTCCTTTCCGCCGCTGCGGCGAGGTAGACCTCTTCCCGCGACCCGCGCTGCTGCGCGAGCGAGGAGATGTCGTCGTCCGTGACGGAGCCGACCAGCACGGTCGTTGCGCGAGAGGCGTTCGGGAACGCGCCGAGGAACGCGCGCGCGGACTCCGCGGCATCCTGCGCGGTCAGGACCACGATGAGCGAAGGACGTGTGGTCAGCGTGCGCACGGCGGCGAACGCGCCGTGCCAATCGGTGTCGACCAGGCGCGCATGCACCGGCGCCATGGCATCGGTCAGAGCGGGAAGGAGCGCGGCGCCATCGACGCCGGTCACTCTGGCACGCACGACCCGGTCGTACATGAGCAGGTGCACGTGATCTCCCGCGCGAGACGCGAGTGCTGCGAGCAGAAGCGCCGCCTCGAGAGCCGCATCCACTCTGGTGCCGTCGCCGACACGGGCGGCGGCGGTGCGTCCCGTGTCGATGATGATGACGACATGGCGGTCGCGCTCGGGGCGCCACGTCCTCAGCATCGTGGTCCCGGCCCTGGCGGTGGCACGCCAATCGATCGAGCGGACGTCGTCGCCGCGCACATACTCCCGCAGCGAATCGAACTCGGTGCCCTGCCCGCGCACCTGGATGCTGGTGTTCCCGTCGAGCTCGCGCAGTCGGGCCAGCCGGGACGGAAGATGCTTGCGCGATGAGAAGGCAGGGAGCACCCGGAAGGCGCCGCGCACCGAATGGCGCGCCTGGCGGCCGGCCAGGCCGAGGGGACCACGAGAGCGCAGCATCACGAACTCGCTGACCAGCTCACCTCGACGACGGGGGAGCAGCGGAATCGCGACGCGCACGCGCTCGCCGGACGGGATGAGCAGGGTCTGCCTGGTGGGTTCCGCGCCGGCCGTCGGCTGCCACGCGTCACGGAGGATCCCGTGCAGGGTGCGCTGACCGTGATTGTGCACGGCGACGCTGACCGGCACCGGCTCTCCCAGGCGAGCGCGGGCCGGAACCCGGCGCGACACCGTCACCGTCCGCGGACTGGCAGCCAGCGCGACGTCGAGGCCCACCAGGAGCGCGCAGAGGGCCACCCAGGCGCCCGCCAGGGCATACGGCGGATAGCCCGCGAGTCCGGCGAGGACGAGCGGGAGGACGCCGATGGCGATGGCGACGGCGAGGCGACCGGTGACGAACACCTTAGATCGGCACCCTGGTCTGCTGCACGACCGACGTCAGCACGGCGTCGGCCGAGACGCCCTCCATCTGGGCATCCGGTCGCAGCTGCAGGCGATGACGCCAGACGGGCACCAACATCGTCTGCACGTGGTCGGGCGTCACCGCAGAGGAGGCGTTGAGCCAGGCCCACGCCTTCGCCGCAGCCAGCAGGCCCGTCGAGGCGCGGGGGCTGGCGCCGAGCTCGACGGACGGGGACTGGCGTGTCGCACGGGCGAGGTCCACGACGTAGCCGAGCACGTCGTCCGTGACCTCGACACGTCCCGCAGCCTCCTGCGCCGCGCGGATCTCCTCGGCGGTGACGACGGCCTCGACCCCTGTCAACTCACGCGGGGAGAAGCCTTCGGCGTGGCGGCGGAGCACGGACACCTCCGCGTCGCGCTCCGGCATCCCGACGACGAGCTTCATGAGGAAGCGATCCAGCTGAGCTTCCGGGAGCGAGTAGGTGCCCTCGTGCTCGATCGGGTTCTGTGTCGCCGCGACCAGGAAGGGGTCGGGGAGTGCGCGGCTCACGCCGTCCGCCGATACCTGACGCTCCTCCATCGCCTCCAGAAGAGCGGCCTGGGTCTTCGGGGGCGTGCGGTTGATCTCGTCGGCGAGCAGGATGTGGGTGAACACAGGACCCGCGCGGAAGTCGAATTCGCCGGTGCGCGCGTCGTACACGAGCGATCCGGTCACATCTCCCGGCATGAGGTCGGGGGTGAACTGCACGCGCTTGGTGTCCAGTCCCAGTGCGCGAGCGAACGACCGCACGACCAGCGTCTTCGCGACGCCAGGCACGCCTTCCAGAAGCACGTGGCCTCGCGCGAGCAGCGACACCAGCAGCCCGGTGACGGTGCCGGCTTGGCCGACGACGGCTTTGTCGACCTCGGTGCGCACGCGGTGCATCGCCTGGCGCAGTGCGGCGTCGTCGGCGGGATTGTTCTCAGCGATCACGTGATGCCCTCGGCTTCCGTCGGGATGGGTGGATGAGGCGTCGGATGATGTCATCCGTCGCTCCGGGTCGTGTGAGTGGTGGCCTCGACGGCGGTCTCGAGCTCGCCGAGTCGTCGCGCCAGTTCGATCAGCGCGGCGTCATCGCCGGGAAGAGGTCCCGCGAGCAACGTCTGCAGCGTTCCGCGCGGGATGCGCAGGCGATCCGAGGCCGCATCTGCGACTTCATCCGCGCTGGCGTGCGCCGCGAGCCCGAGTCGACGCGCGAGTCGGCGCTGGGCGCCATCGCGAAGAGCGTCGGCGGCGTGCGCGGAGTCTGCTGCCTTCGCGGTCAGGCGGGCACGTCCGTGCATCGTCTCGGAGGCGCGCACGGTGACCGGGAGGGTTTCAGAGACGAGCGGCCCGAAGCGCTGCCCTCGCCAGATCGCGGCGGCGACACCGGCGAGGAGCAGCAGCAGGATCACCGGAGTGAGCCAGTCCGGCGTGAGCGAGCCGAGGGTGCCCTCGGACTGTCCTTCGATGTCGGAGTCCCCGAACGTCGGGACGTACCACACGATCCGATCGGTCTGACCGAGGAGAGCGAGCGCCAGGGCCGCGTTGCCGTCTTCGGCGAGATACGCGTTGCTGAAGAGCTTCGAGCCCTCCACGACGACGTGACGCCCGTCCATGCGGTCATCCACGAGCACCGCAGCACCTGTGCTCCCTCCGAAGCACGCGGCGACGCCGTCGGCCGGGGTGAAGAGGCGGTCGGGCCGGATCTCGCCGACGCGGGCGAACTCCGGGACCTCGCACCCCGCAGCGACGGCGGGTGAGGTCCCTGGCGCGTCTTGACCGATGCGCAACAGGCTCAGCAGCCGGCTCGCGGTCGACAGGAACACCACCCGATCCGCAGGCTCCATGAGTTCGGTCAGACCTTCGTCGCTGAGCGTGTACGGGTTCGCCATCACCAGCGTCGTCTCGTCGTCGATCGCCGCGCGAGCCTCCGTGCGCGAACGCGACACGATCACATCGACGCCCTGATCGCGCAGGATCTCCGCCAGTGCGAGGGCTCCGGAGTCGTTGCGTCCCTCGGGGTCGAGGCCGCCGTGCCTTCCGGGTGCGCTGGCGCTCACTCGCAGGGCGATGAAGGCGACGCCGACGACCAGAGCGGCGACGATCAGCCATCCGATCAGGGTCCGCCAGCGCGGAGGGCGGCGCACCGCCGTTGATGGCGTGCCGGTCCGCTCGGTGGTGAGCGTCATGCGAGCACCGCCTCTGGGCGACGGGCGCGCAACCGGTCGTCCGTGTCCGCCAGTTCACGGTAACTCTCCGCGCTCGCCGGATGACGCAGGTAGCGGACGTCGTCGAACGACACCGCCGCACGCCGCACGGCGGCGCTCTCGTCGGCGAAAACCGTGCTCGCCTCGCGGGCGATGGCCTGCGCAGTGGCTCCGGGAGCAGGGTCGATCAGGTCGCGTTCGAGGAGTCCGCGCGCGAGTGCACGGAAGCGCAGGATCGTCGCCGCGTCCCAGTCGCCGTCGCGCGCGTGTCGATCGGCGTCCGAACGCAGCTGCGCGGCGCTCCGATCGTCACTTGCGCCCAGGAGATCGCCCCGCGCGGCGCGGACGCTCCTCGCGCTGCGGGGCCGGCCCCAGATGATCAGTGCGACGACCAGGGCGGCGACGATGATGACGCTGACGATGATGAGGGCGGCCGGACCGACGTTCGCACCGTTCTCCGAGGTGAACAGGTCGCGCAGAAAGCGTCCGATGTCACGGGCGAGAAGGTCGAACCAGGTCGGCTTCGCGTCGGCGTAGCGGGGGTTCGCGAGTTCTTCCTCGGCCCACCGCCGCGCCTCGTCACCATCGGGAACGTAGACGTCGAACGATCGGATCATACGGAACCATCACCGTCGGCGCCGGGAGCCGTCCAGCCGCCGTCGGTCGGAGGCGCCCACGGGCTGTCGCTCGGCGCCGTGGGCGTCGCGGGCGGCTGGACGCCGGCAGCGGAGACCGGCGGTGGTGCCGGCGCGAATGCGGGCGGCTGCGGCGCGGGGGCCGGCGCGGGATAGGCGTGATCCTGAGGGGGAGGCGACGGCTGCGCCTGCGGGGAGTGCGGCTGGCCGGGGTAGGACTGGCCGGGGTACTGCTGTCCTGCGAATGGCTGCCCGGCGTACGCAGGAGTGGAAGGGGGCGCCTGCAGCGGGGCGGGATACACGGGCGCCCCGTACAGCGGTGGGGTCGCGTAGCCGGTCGACATCATGACGTGCTCCGGGACCTGGCGGGGCGGCGGCACGTTCGAGACTGCTCGGCTCGGGTCGACGACGTACGGATCGCCGAGCTGCTCGTCGGTCCATCCGAGATCGCGCCGCTCCACGTGGGAGATGAGCGTCTGGTCAAGCCCCTCGTACCTCATCCGGCAGTCGAGGTAGACGAGGGCGGATCCGGTGCTTTGAACGACGAGTGTGATCGCCTGCAGGACGAGCAGCAGGATCTGCGGTGCGACCAGCGTGAACACGTAGCTGATGATCGCGCTGGGCTCCGGGGAACCCGTCGGGGCGACGACCGAGCCGAGCAGCGAGCTGAGCAGCGCGACGGGCAGGCTCACGACCTGCATGGCGAGACCCATGATCGCGCTGATGAGGAAGGTCACACCCCACGCGACCCAGAAGCGTCCGCGGGTCAGGCGCCAAGAGCGCACGAGCGCTTCCCGGAAGCGCGCACCCTCGAGCACCAGGATCGAGGGCACGAGAAGGAGCTTGGTCGACAGCCACACCACGAGCGGGATGCAGGCGAGCGCGATCAGGATCACGACGATCACCAACACGCCGATGAGCTCGGCGCTCCCACCCAGGCCACCGGCGATGAACGCGCCGATGAGAACGGCGACGATCGCGATGAACCCGAAGACGGCGATCACAGACAAGGACGCGAAGCCGGTGAGGCGCCAGAAGGCGGGGGCCATCTTCTTCCACAGCATCCGCAGCGTCGCCTTCACGCCGATCGCCGCGTAGCCGATCTCCGCAGCCACGACTCCCTGCATGATCGCGGTGAAAGCGATCGACGCGAGGCCGACGGCGAGACCGGCCACGATGTTGACGGCGATGGTGCCGGCGAGCATCGCGTCGTAGTCGGGGGAGCCGACCGGCACCGTCTCCAACCGGGCGAAGCTGGTGAACAGGACGACGCCCATGATCCCCGCCGTGGCCAGGACGACGATGAGCTGGATGACGACAGCGAAGCCGAACAGCACCTTCGGGTTGTGTCGGAGCGCGGCGAAGGCCTTGCCCAGCAGCATCCCGAACGTCAAGGGATGAAGGGGGATGATGCCCTTCTTCGGGGCAGGGGTCCACATCTGACCGCTCACAGGCATTCCCTCCGTCGTGCGCTCCCATCGTGTCATATCCACCTGCCTGGTGCGCAGACCTGGGGACGCCGGTACTGGGTGCCATAAGGTAACAGTTATGACCTCACGCATTCTTGTGGTCGACGACGACACCGCGCTCGCCGAGATGATCGGCATCGTGCTGCGCACGGAGGGTTTCGAGCCGGTGTTCTGCGCCGACGGAGCACGGGCCGTCGACGAGTGGCGCGCCCAGCGTCCGGACCTCGTCCTGCTCGATCTCATGCTTCCGGGGATGGACGGGATCGAGATCTGCACCCGCATCCGCGCAGAGTCCGGCGTCCCCATCCTCATGCTCACGGCGCGCAGCGACACGGCCGATGTGGTGCGCGGCCTGGAGGTCGGCGCGGACGACTACATGGTCAAGCCCTTCAACCCGAAGGAGCTGGTGGCTCGCATCCGCACGCGGTTGCGGCCCACACCTCAGGCCACGATCGAGCAGCTCCGGGTCGGCGATCTGACCGTCGACGTCGACGCACACGAGGTGCGCCGAGGGACAGCGCCGATCGCCCTCACGCCTCTCGAGTTCCAGCTGCTCGTCGCGCTCGCGTCGAAGCCGCAACAGGTCTTCTCGCGGGAGATGCTGCTGGAGCAGGTGTGGGGATATCACTACAAGGCCGACACGCGGTTGGTGAACGTGCACGTGCAACGGCTCAGGGCGAAGGTGGAACTCGACCCGGACAACCCCAAGATCGTGATGACGGTTCGGGGCGTCGGATACCGGGCCGGGAGCGTCGGCTAGGCGTCCATGGCAGTGACCACGACGACCACCACGGCGGTCGCCGTTCTGCGCGACTGGCGCAGTTGGCCGACGGTCTTCGCGACGCTCTGGCGGCGTTCGCTGCGGTTCCGCACGCTGACCATCACCCTGCTCGCGACATCACTGGCCATCTTCATCACCTGCGTGACGATGGCCCTCGTGATTCAGAACGACCTCTTCATCTCGCGGAAGAACGTCGTCCTCGAGGATGCGCGTCGCGCGATCGACGATGCACAGAGCAAGCTCGATGTGGCAGAGGTCGGTGATGATCCTGCCGCACTGCAGGAACTCTGGCGGAGCATCACACAGGGACTGGCTCGCACTTCGAGTGCCGAGCAGCTCGCGGGTTTCCGCATCGAGAAGGGGCCCAACCCGCTGCGACTGAACGGCTTCACGCAGGGTGGCCTGACCGCGAACCAGCTGAGTGACGGGCTCCGCAACCGCGTGAAGGAGTTCGACTACCTTCAGGCCTGGCAGTCGATCGCACTCGTGAGCGACGGGGGCCGGGAGGTACCGGGGATCGTGGTCGGGCAGCAGCTCCAGGTCCCGGAGGCCGGGCCGTTCGAGATCTACTTCGCGTACGACCTCGGCGACGCGGATCAGACCCTGGTCTTCGTGCAGCGCACCCTGTGGATCGCGGGAATCGGCCTCGTGGCGATCGTCGCAGCGATCTCCTGGGTCGTGCTGCGCACGGTCTCGACACCGATCATCCAGGCGGCCGAGACCAGTGCGCGTCTGGCTTCGGGTGATCTGGGAGTGCGCCTCGAGGTGCGGGGCGAGGACGAGCTGGCCACTCTCGGCCGTTCTTTCAACGCGATGGCCGACAGCATCGAGTCGCAGATCAAGGAGCTCGGTGAGCTCTCGATGGTGCAGCAGCGATTCGTCTCCGACGTCTCGCATGAGCTGCGCACCCCGCTGACGACGATCCGCCTGGCCGCGGACATGCTGAACGATCAACGAGAAGAGTTCGACCCGACGACGGCGAGAACTGCCGAGCTGCTGTACACGCAGGTGCAGAGGTTCGACATCCTGCTGTCGGACCTGCTCGAGATCAGCCGCTACGACGCCGGATCCGTACAGCTCGAACTGGAGGCGACGAGCCTCGCCCACGTCGCCGAAGACGTTATCGAGCAGATGCGACCGCTCGCCGAGGGGCGGGGCACGGAGCTCAGACTCGTCGCTCCGGGCGGATACTCGCCGGTCGACATGGACCCGCGCCGGGTCCGCCGAGTGCTGCGCAACCTCATCGGTAACGCGATCGAGCACGGCGAGGGCCGACCGATCGTCGTGACCGTCGACAGCAATCAGCATGCGGTGGCCGCTGGGGTGCGCGACTTCGGCATGGGGATGGTTCCCGAGGATGCAGTGCGCGTCTTCGACCGGTTCTGGCGCGCGGACCCCTCGCGGCAACGTACGATCGGCGGCACCGGCCTCGGCCTGTCGATCTCTCTGGGCGATGCGACTCTGCATGGCGGGACGCTCGGAGTCTGGTCCGAGCTCGGTGAAGGCACCAACTTCGTGCTCACACTGCCCCGCCACGGGACGGTGCTGGAGGGGGCGAGTCCGATTGCGCTCGAACCACAGGAACCGCTGGCCGAGATCGGCGATGCGACGCAGCCCATCTCCCTCGCCGACCTGGCCAGGGAGCTTCTCGACCGCGAGGACGAATCATGAACGGACGTCGGGCGACGCAGGCGCTGCGGGGCATCGCGCTGGTGCTCGCTGCGCTGCTGCTGCCCGCGTGCACGGGATTGCCGATGAGCGGGGATGTGAACGCCGGACTGGAACTGGGCGAGGCGCCTGAGGTCAACGACCTTCTGCTCGTCGCCTCTGGCCCCCCGCCGGGAGCGAGCCCGCAGGAGATCGTCGAGGGTTTCCTGGAAGCGGCGATCACCCCTGCGGACAACTGGAGCATCGCCCGCACGTTCCTCACCCCGGAACTGCAGCCCACGTGGCGCCCCGGAGTCGGCGTATCGATCGATGCGGCCGTGAGCTCACGGACGGTCTCGTCGAGCATCTCGAACAAGGACGCCGAGGATGCGACGTCGGGGGATGTGAAGGTCCAGTTCGATCTCGTCGCGAACGTCGATGAGTTCGGTGCCTACTCCGAGTCGACCGGGGCCTCGAACGTGACGTTCACCGTGCAGCGCCTCGACGACGGGGAGTGGCGCATCTCGAAAGCTCCGGACGGGATCGTGATCGACGAGTCGCGGTTCTCGCTCGTGTTCGATGGCTACCCCCTGCAGTACTTCGATCAGAGCTGGACTCATCTGGTTCCGGATGTGCGCTGGTTCCCCCGGCGCACGAGCATCGCGACGACCGTCACACAGAACCTCATCGGTGGGGCTCCGAGCCCCTGGCTGGCGCAGTCCGTGCAGTCGGCATTCCCCGCGGATGTGGAGCTCGCGCAGGATGCCGTGCCGATCGTGGAGCAGGTCGCCGAGGTCGCCCTCACAAGCGCGGCGGCGCGCCTGAACCAGGCGACGCTCGCCCGCATGCGCACTCAGCTGGAGGAGACCTTCGAAGCTTGCGGGGTGCGCGTGTCGCAGGTGAGGTTCACGGTCGACGGTCGTTCGCTCAACGCAGGCATCGTGAAGCTGCGTGACGAGACGGTCGATCCCGGTTCGCTCATCCTGACCGATGACGCGTTCGGCGCCATCGTCGGCGATCAGATCTCGCCGATTCCCGGCATCAGCGAGGAGATCGTCGGGCTGTCGCAGGACGTGGCGGCGATCGAGGTGGCTGCGGACTCCTCGCAGGCCGCCGTCCAGCTCGCAGACGGGAACGTCTACCGGGTGGGCAACGGACGCGTGGATCAGTTCCAAGCCCCGGTCACGACCGTCGCCCCGTCGATGGACCCGTTCGGGTACACCTGGATGGTGGCTGCGGACGACCCCACAGCCGTGCAGGCGTGGGGGAGCGATGTCTCCGTCGCCCGTGCCGTCGCCAAGGCCTGGCCCACGGCGTCGGCCATCTCCGCGTTGCGGGTGTCAGCGGACGGCGCCAGAGTCGCTGCGGTGATCACCGTTGGCGGTCAGCACTGGGTGGTCGTCGCAGCGATCGTGAGAGACGACGGCGTGCCGGTCGAGCTCGGTCCCGCCAATCAGCTCACCAGGATCGACGATGCCGCCCATGATCTGGTCTGGCTGGGAGCGACGCTCCTCGCCGTGCTGATACCTGGCGAGGGGACTCCGCTGCTGACCCAGATGGTCGGTGGCCCCGGGACCGTCGAAGCCGCGCCAGCGGGAGCAGACTCGCTCGCGGGGGCACGCACGGCCACGGGAGTGCGTGTGCGGGACGCTGAGGGCACTCTCTTCGCGCACTCCGGGTCCGCGTGGCGGGAGATCGCGTCTGGCGTCCGGGTGCTG
It encodes:
- a CDS encoding stage II sporulation protein M translates to MDADALTDARRAEWQRLDDLSRARLDGHGVDELIVRYRAASADLAELKTSVGDSPQGAYLSTILVRARLRLTGASDNILTQTGRFFTSQLPAALYRVRWLTLIIALGFIAVAVGTAAWIANDPALVATLGEPDALEQYADESFTGYYTENPAAVFMGMVWTNNAWIAMQCVLFGVTGIWPIYMLVQNAMGLGVSGAVMAAHDRADVMVLYVLPHGMLEMTCIFVAAAAGLRVFWAWVAPGHRSRGEALATEGRALATVAIGLVFALFLAGLVEGFVTGWALPWPVKIGIGAAALAIFLIYMVVIGGRAYRRGETGDLIEYEAGTPRLVAG
- a CDS encoding DUF58 domain-containing protein, with protein sequence MFVTGRLAVAIAIGVLPLVLAGLAGYPPYALAGAWVALCALLVGLDVALAASPRTVTVSRRVPARARLGEPVPVSVAVHNHGQRTLHGILRDAWQPTAGAEPTRQTLLIPSGERVRVAIPLLPRRRGELVSEFVMLRSRGPLGLAGRQARHSVRGAFRVLPAFSSRKHLPSRLARLRELDGNTSIQVRGQGTEFDSLREYVRGDDVRSIDWRATARAGTTMLRTWRPERDRHVVIIIDTGRTAAARVGDGTRVDAALEAALLLAALASRAGDHVHLLMYDRVVRARVTGVDGAALLPALTDAMAPVHARLVDTDWHGAFAAVRTLTTRPSLIVVLTAQDAAESARAFLGAFPNASRATTVLVGSVTDDDISSLAQQRGSREEVYLAAAAERTLRDAENVADAIRRAGGEAIAADPEALPPRIADRYLELKAAGRL
- a CDS encoding AAA family ATPase, translating into MHRVRTEVDKAVVGQAGTVTGLLVSLLARGHVLLEGVPGVAKTLVVRSFARALGLDTKRVQFTPDLMPGDVTGSLVYDARTGEFDFRAGPVFTHILLADEINRTPPKTQAALLEAMEERQVSADGVSRALPDPFLVAATQNPIEHEGTYSLPEAQLDRFLMKLVVGMPERDAEVSVLRRHAEGFSPRELTGVEAVVTAEEIRAAQEAAGRVEVTDDVLGYVVDLARATRQSPSVELGASPRASTGLLAAAKAWAWLNASSAVTPDHVQTMLVPVWRHRLQLRPDAQMEGVSADAVLTSVVQQTRVPI
- a CDS encoding DUF4350 domain-containing protein, with translation MTLTTERTGTPSTAVRRPPRWRTLIGWLIVAALVVGVAFIALRVSASAPGRHGGLDPEGRNDSGALALAEILRDQGVDVIVSRSRTEARAAIDDETTLVMANPYTLSDEGLTELMEPADRVVFLSTASRLLSLLRIGQDAPGTSPAVAAGCEVPEFARVGEIRPDRLFTPADGVAACFGGSTGAAVLVDDRMDGRHVVVEGSKLFSNAYLAEDGNAALALALLGQTDRIVWYVPTFGDSDIEGQSEGTLGSLTPDWLTPVILLLLLAGVAAAIWRGQRFGPLVSETLPVTVRASETMHGRARLTAKAADSAHAADALRDGAQRRLARRLGLAAHASADEVADAASDRLRIPRGTLQTLLAGPLPGDDAALIELARRLGELETAVEATTHTTRSDG
- a CDS encoding DUF4129 domain-containing protein; the protein is MIRSFDVYVPDGDEARRWAEEELANPRYADAKPTWFDLLARDIGRFLRDLFTSENGANVGPAALIIVSVIIVAALVVALIIWGRPRSARSVRAARGDLLGASDDRSAAQLRSDADRHARDGDWDAATILRFRALARGLLERDLIDPAPGATAQAIAREASTVFADESAAVRRAAVSFDDVRYLRHPASAESYRELADTDDRLRARRPEAVLA
- a CDS encoding glycerophosphoryl diester phosphodiesterase membrane domain-containing protein produces the protein MSGQMWTPAPKKGIIPLHPLTFGMLLGKAFAALRHNPKVLFGFAVVIQLIVVLATAGIMGVVLFTSFARLETVPVGSPDYDAMLAGTIAVNIVAGLAVGLASIAFTAIMQGVVAAEIGYAAIGVKATLRMLWKKMAPAFWRLTGFASLSVIAVFGFIAIVAVLIGAFIAGGLGGSAELIGVLVIVVILIALACIPLVVWLSTKLLLVPSILVLEGARFREALVRSWRLTRGRFWVAWGVTFLISAIMGLAMQVVSLPVALLSSLLGSVVAPTGSPEPSAIISYVFTLVAPQILLLVLQAITLVVQSTGSALVYLDCRMRYEGLDQTLISHVERRDLGWTDEQLGDPYVVDPSRAVSNVPPPRQVPEHVMMSTGYATPPLYGAPVYPAPLQAPPSTPAYAGQPFAGQQYPGQSYPGQPHSPQAQPSPPPQDHAYPAPAPAPQPPAFAPAPPPVSAAGVQPPATPTAPSDSPWAPPTDGGWTAPGADGDGSV
- the mtrA gene encoding MtrAB system response regulator MtrA, giving the protein MTSRILVVDDDTALAEMIGIVLRTEGFEPVFCADGARAVDEWRAQRPDLVLLDLMLPGMDGIEICTRIRAESGVPILMLTARSDTADVVRGLEVGADDYMVKPFNPKELVARIRTRLRPTPQATIEQLRVGDLTVDVDAHEVRRGTAPIALTPLEFQLLVALASKPQQVFSREMLLEQVWGYHYKADTRLVNVHVQRLRAKVELDPDNPKIVMTVRGVGYRAGSVG
- the mtrB gene encoding MtrAB system histidine kinase MtrB, translating into MAVTTTTTTAVAVLRDWRSWPTVFATLWRRSLRFRTLTITLLATSLAIFITCVTMALVIQNDLFISRKNVVLEDARRAIDDAQSKLDVAEVGDDPAALQELWRSITQGLARTSSAEQLAGFRIEKGPNPLRLNGFTQGGLTANQLSDGLRNRVKEFDYLQAWQSIALVSDGGREVPGIVVGQQLQVPEAGPFEIYFAYDLGDADQTLVFVQRTLWIAGIGLVAIVAAISWVVLRTVSTPIIQAAETSARLASGDLGVRLEVRGEDELATLGRSFNAMADSIESQIKELGELSMVQQRFVSDVSHELRTPLTTIRLAADMLNDQREEFDPTTARTAELLYTQVQRFDILLSDLLEISRYDAGSVQLELEATSLAHVAEDVIEQMRPLAEGRGTELRLVAPGGYSPVDMDPRRVRRVLRNLIGNAIEHGEGRPIVVTVDSNQHAVAAGVRDFGMGMVPEDAVRVFDRFWRADPSRQRTIGGTGLGLSISLGDATLHGGTLGVWSELGEGTNFVLTLPRHGTVLEGASPIALEPQEPLAEIGDATQPISLADLARELLDREDES
- a CDS encoding GerMN domain-containing protein, which encodes MNGRRATQALRGIALVLAALLLPACTGLPMSGDVNAGLELGEAPEVNDLLLVASGPPPGASPQEIVEGFLEAAITPADNWSIARTFLTPELQPTWRPGVGVSIDAAVSSRTVSSSISNKDAEDATSGDVKVQFDLVANVDEFGAYSESTGASNVTFTVQRLDDGEWRISKAPDGIVIDESRFSLVFDGYPLQYFDQSWTHLVPDVRWFPRRTSIATTVTQNLIGGAPSPWLAQSVQSAFPADVELAQDAVPIVEQVAEVALTSAAARLNQATLARMRTQLEETFEACGVRVSQVRFTVDGRSLNAGIVKLRDETVDPGSLILTDDAFGAIVGDQISPIPGISEEIVGLSQDVAAIEVAADSSQAAVQLADGNVYRVGNGRVDQFQAPVTTVAPSMDPFGYTWMVAADDPTAVQAWGSDVSVARAVAKAWPTASAISALRVSADGARVAAVITVGGQHWVVVAAIVRDDGVPVELGPANQLTRIDDAAHDLVWLGATLLAVLIPGEGTPLLTQMVGGPGTVEAAPAGADSLAGARTATGVRVRDAEGTLFAHSGSAWREIASGVRVLATRAGE